In Suricata suricatta isolate VVHF042 chromosome 14, meerkat_22Aug2017_6uvM2_HiC, whole genome shotgun sequence, one DNA window encodes the following:
- the CXXC1 gene encoding CXXC-type zinc finger protein 1 isoform X1, with product MEADGSDPEPPDAGEDSKSENGENAPIYCICRKPDINCFMIGCDNCNEWFHGDCIRITEKMAKAIREWYCRDCREKDPKLEIRYRHKKSRERDSNERDGSEPRDEGGGRKRPAPDPDLQRRAGSGTGVGAMLARGSASPHKSSPQPLVATPSQHHQQQQQQQIKRSARMCGECEACRRTEDCGHCDFCRDMKKFGGPNKIRQKCRLRQCQLRARESYKYFPSSLSPVTPSESLPRPRRPLPTQQQSQPSQKLGRIREDEGAVASSAVKEPPEATATPEPLSDEDLPLDPDLYQDFCAGAFDDHGLPWMSDTEESPFLDPALRKRAVKVKHVKRREKKSEKKKEERYKRHRQKQKHKDKWKHPERADAKDPASLPQCLGPGCVRPAQPGSKYCSDDCGMKLAANRIYEILPQRIQQWQQSPCIAEEHGKKLLERIRREQQSARTRLQEMERRFHELEAIILRAKQQAVREDEESNEGDSDDTDLQIFCVSCGHPINPRVALRHMERCYAKYESQTSFGSMYPTRIEGATRLFCDVYNPQSKTYCKRLQVLCPEHSRDPKVPADEVCGCPLVRDVFELTGDFCRLPKRQCNRHYCWEKLRRAEVDLERVRVWYKLDELFEQERNVRTAMTNRAGLLALMLHQTIQHDPLTTDLRSSADR from the exons ATG GAGGCTGATGGTTCAGACCCAGAGCCTCCAGATGCTGGAGAGGACAGCAAATCAGAGAATGGGGAGAATGCGCCCATCTACTGCATCTGCCGCAAACCAGACATCAACTGCTTCATGAT CGGGTGTGACAACTGCAATGAGTGGTTCCATGGGGACTGCATCCGGATCACTGAGAAGATGGCCAAGGCCATCCGGGAGTGGTATTGTCGGGATTGCCGAG AGAAAGACCCCAAGCTGGAAATCCGTTACCGGCACAAGAAGTCACGGGAGCGGGACAGCAATGAGCGAGACGGCAGTGAGCCTCGGGATGAGGGTGGAGGGCGCAAGAGGCCTGCCCCGGATCCAGATCTGCAGCGCCGGGCGGGGTCAGGGACAGGGGTTGGGGCGATGCTTGCTCGGGGCTCTGCTTCGCCCCACAAATCCTCTCCACAGCCCTTGGTGGCCACACCCAGCCAG catcaccagcagcagcagcagcagcagatcaAACGGTCAGCCCGCATGTGTGGCGAGTGCGAGGCCTGCCGGCGCACTGAGGACTGTGGCCATTGTGACTTCTGTCGGGACATGAAGAAGTTTGGGGGCCCCAACAAGATCCGGCAGAAGTGCCGGCTGCGTCAGTGCCAGCTGCGGGCCCGG GAATCGTACAAGTACTTCCCTTCCTCG CTCTCGCCAGTGACGCCCTCAGAGTCCCTGCCAAGGCCTCGCAGGCCACTGCCCACCCAGCAGCAGTCACAGCCGTCACAGAAGCTGGGGCGCATCCGGGAGGACGAGGGGGCAGTGGCGTCATCAGCGGTCAAGGAGCCACCTGAAGCGACGGCCACACCTGAGCCACTCTCTGACGAGGACCTGCCGCTGGATCCTGACCTGTACCAGGACTTCTGTGCAGGGGCCTTTGACGACCACGGCCTG CCCTGGATGAGCGACACAGAGGAGTCCCCATTCCTGGACCCTGCCCTGCGGAAGAGGGCAGTGAAAGTGAAGCATGTAAAGCGTCGGGAGAAGAAGTCTGAGAAGAAG AAGGAAGAGAGATATAAGCGGCATCGGCAGAAGCAGAAGCACAAGGACAAATGGAAACACCCAGAACGTGCCGATGCCAAGGACCCTGCATCGCTACCGCAGTGCCTGGGACCTGGCTGTGTGCGCCCTGCCCAGCCCGGCTCCAAGTATTGCTCAGATGACTGTGGCATGAAGCTGGCAGCCAA CCGCATCTACGAGATCCTCCCCCAGCGCATTCAGCAGTGGCAGCAAAGTCCCTGCATTGCTGAGGAGCATGGGAAGAAGCTGCTCGAACGAATCCGCCGTGAGCAGCAGAGTGCCCGCACCCGCCTTCAGGAAATGGAGCGCCGATTCCACGAACTTGAGGCCATCATCCTTCGTGCCAAGCAGCAGGCTGTCCGTGAGGATGAAGAG AGCAATGAGGGTGACAGTGATGACACGGACCTGCAGATCTTCTGCGTCTCTTGTGGGCACCCCATCAACCCACGTGTTGCCTTGCGCCACATGGAGCGCTGCTACGCCAAG TATGAGAGCCAGACGTCCTTTGGGTCCATGTACCCCACACGCATTGAGGG AGCTACCCGACTCTTCTGTGATGTCTACAATCCTCAGAGCAAGACATACTGTAAGCGGCTCCAGGTGCTGTGCCCTGAGCACTCACGAGACCCCAAA GTGCCAGCTGACGAGGTATGCGGGTGCCCCCTTGTACGTGACGTCTTTGAGCTCACAGGTGACTTTTGCCGCCTGCCCAAGCGCCAGTGTAACCGCCACTACTGCTGGGAGAAGTTGCGGCGTGCTGAAGTGGACCTGGAGCGTGTGCGCGTG TGGTACAAGCTGGACGAACTGTTTGAGCAGGAGCGCAACGTCCGCACAGCCATGACTAATCGGGCAGGATTACTGGCCCTGATGCTGCACCAAACGATCCAGCATGACCCACTCACTACCGACTTGCGCTCCAGTGCTGACCGCTGA
- the CXXC1 gene encoding CXXC-type zinc finger protein 1 isoform X2, with translation MEADGSDPEPPDAGEDSKSENGENAPIYCICRKPDINCFMIGCDNCNEWFHGDCIRITEKMAKAIREWYCRDCREKDPKLEIRYRHKKSRERDSNERDGSEPRDEGGGRKRPAPDPDLQRRAGSGTGVGAMLARGSASPHKSSPQPLVATPSQHHQQQQQQQIKRSARMCGECEACRRTEDCGHCDFCRDMKKFGGPNKIRQKCRLRQCQLRARLSPVTPSESLPRPRRPLPTQQQSQPSQKLGRIREDEGAVASSAVKEPPEATATPEPLSDEDLPLDPDLYQDFCAGAFDDHGLPWMSDTEESPFLDPALRKRAVKVKHVKRREKKSEKKKEERYKRHRQKQKHKDKWKHPERADAKDPASLPQCLGPGCVRPAQPGSKYCSDDCGMKLAANRIYEILPQRIQQWQQSPCIAEEHGKKLLERIRREQQSARTRLQEMERRFHELEAIILRAKQQAVREDEESNEGDSDDTDLQIFCVSCGHPINPRVALRHMERCYAKYESQTSFGSMYPTRIEGATRLFCDVYNPQSKTYCKRLQVLCPEHSRDPKVPADEVCGCPLVRDVFELTGDFCRLPKRQCNRHYCWEKLRRAEVDLERVRVWYKLDELFEQERNVRTAMTNRAGLLALMLHQTIQHDPLTTDLRSSADR, from the exons ATG GAGGCTGATGGTTCAGACCCAGAGCCTCCAGATGCTGGAGAGGACAGCAAATCAGAGAATGGGGAGAATGCGCCCATCTACTGCATCTGCCGCAAACCAGACATCAACTGCTTCATGAT CGGGTGTGACAACTGCAATGAGTGGTTCCATGGGGACTGCATCCGGATCACTGAGAAGATGGCCAAGGCCATCCGGGAGTGGTATTGTCGGGATTGCCGAG AGAAAGACCCCAAGCTGGAAATCCGTTACCGGCACAAGAAGTCACGGGAGCGGGACAGCAATGAGCGAGACGGCAGTGAGCCTCGGGATGAGGGTGGAGGGCGCAAGAGGCCTGCCCCGGATCCAGATCTGCAGCGCCGGGCGGGGTCAGGGACAGGGGTTGGGGCGATGCTTGCTCGGGGCTCTGCTTCGCCCCACAAATCCTCTCCACAGCCCTTGGTGGCCACACCCAGCCAG catcaccagcagcagcagcagcagcagatcaAACGGTCAGCCCGCATGTGTGGCGAGTGCGAGGCCTGCCGGCGCACTGAGGACTGTGGCCATTGTGACTTCTGTCGGGACATGAAGAAGTTTGGGGGCCCCAACAAGATCCGGCAGAAGTGCCGGCTGCGTCAGTGCCAGCTGCGGGCCCGG CTCTCGCCAGTGACGCCCTCAGAGTCCCTGCCAAGGCCTCGCAGGCCACTGCCCACCCAGCAGCAGTCACAGCCGTCACAGAAGCTGGGGCGCATCCGGGAGGACGAGGGGGCAGTGGCGTCATCAGCGGTCAAGGAGCCACCTGAAGCGACGGCCACACCTGAGCCACTCTCTGACGAGGACCTGCCGCTGGATCCTGACCTGTACCAGGACTTCTGTGCAGGGGCCTTTGACGACCACGGCCTG CCCTGGATGAGCGACACAGAGGAGTCCCCATTCCTGGACCCTGCCCTGCGGAAGAGGGCAGTGAAAGTGAAGCATGTAAAGCGTCGGGAGAAGAAGTCTGAGAAGAAG AAGGAAGAGAGATATAAGCGGCATCGGCAGAAGCAGAAGCACAAGGACAAATGGAAACACCCAGAACGTGCCGATGCCAAGGACCCTGCATCGCTACCGCAGTGCCTGGGACCTGGCTGTGTGCGCCCTGCCCAGCCCGGCTCCAAGTATTGCTCAGATGACTGTGGCATGAAGCTGGCAGCCAA CCGCATCTACGAGATCCTCCCCCAGCGCATTCAGCAGTGGCAGCAAAGTCCCTGCATTGCTGAGGAGCATGGGAAGAAGCTGCTCGAACGAATCCGCCGTGAGCAGCAGAGTGCCCGCACCCGCCTTCAGGAAATGGAGCGCCGATTCCACGAACTTGAGGCCATCATCCTTCGTGCCAAGCAGCAGGCTGTCCGTGAGGATGAAGAG AGCAATGAGGGTGACAGTGATGACACGGACCTGCAGATCTTCTGCGTCTCTTGTGGGCACCCCATCAACCCACGTGTTGCCTTGCGCCACATGGAGCGCTGCTACGCCAAG TATGAGAGCCAGACGTCCTTTGGGTCCATGTACCCCACACGCATTGAGGG AGCTACCCGACTCTTCTGTGATGTCTACAATCCTCAGAGCAAGACATACTGTAAGCGGCTCCAGGTGCTGTGCCCTGAGCACTCACGAGACCCCAAA GTGCCAGCTGACGAGGTATGCGGGTGCCCCCTTGTACGTGACGTCTTTGAGCTCACAGGTGACTTTTGCCGCCTGCCCAAGCGCCAGTGTAACCGCCACTACTGCTGGGAGAAGTTGCGGCGTGCTGAAGTGGACCTGGAGCGTGTGCGCGTG TGGTACAAGCTGGACGAACTGTTTGAGCAGGAGCGCAACGTCCGCACAGCCATGACTAATCGGGCAGGATTACTGGCCCTGATGCTGCACCAAACGATCCAGCATGACCCACTCACTACCGACTTGCGCTCCAGTGCTGACCGCTGA
- the CXXC1 gene encoding CXXC-type zinc finger protein 1 isoform X3 gives MSGSMGTASGSLRRWPRPSGSGIVGIAERKTPSWKSVTGTRSHGSGTAMSETAHHQQQQQQQIKRSARMCGECEACRRTEDCGHCDFCRDMKKFGGPNKIRQKCRLRQCQLRARESYKYFPSSLSPVTPSESLPRPRRPLPTQQQSQPSQKLGRIREDEGAVASSAVKEPPEATATPEPLSDEDLPLDPDLYQDFCAGAFDDHGLPWMSDTEESPFLDPALRKRAVKVKHVKRREKKSEKKKEERYKRHRQKQKHKDKWKHPERADAKDPASLPQCLGPGCVRPAQPGSKYCSDDCGMKLAANRIYEILPQRIQQWQQSPCIAEEHGKKLLERIRREQQSARTRLQEMERRFHELEAIILRAKQQAVREDEESNEGDSDDTDLQIFCVSCGHPINPRVALRHMERCYAKYESQTSFGSMYPTRIEGATRLFCDVYNPQSKTYCKRLQVLCPEHSRDPKVPADEVCGCPLVRDVFELTGDFCRLPKRQCNRHYCWEKLRRAEVDLERVRVWYKLDELFEQERNVRTAMTNRAGLLALMLHQTIQHDPLTTDLRSSADR, from the exons ATGAGTGGTTCCATGGGGACTGCATCCGGATCACTGAGAAGATGGCCAAGGCCATCCGGGAGTGGTATTGTCGGGATTGCCGAG AGAAAGACCCCAAGCTGGAAATCCGTTACCGGCACAAGAAGTCACGGGAGCGGGACAGCAATGAGCGAGACGGCA catcaccagcagcagcagcagcagcagatcaAACGGTCAGCCCGCATGTGTGGCGAGTGCGAGGCCTGCCGGCGCACTGAGGACTGTGGCCATTGTGACTTCTGTCGGGACATGAAGAAGTTTGGGGGCCCCAACAAGATCCGGCAGAAGTGCCGGCTGCGTCAGTGCCAGCTGCGGGCCCGG GAATCGTACAAGTACTTCCCTTCCTCG CTCTCGCCAGTGACGCCCTCAGAGTCCCTGCCAAGGCCTCGCAGGCCACTGCCCACCCAGCAGCAGTCACAGCCGTCACAGAAGCTGGGGCGCATCCGGGAGGACGAGGGGGCAGTGGCGTCATCAGCGGTCAAGGAGCCACCTGAAGCGACGGCCACACCTGAGCCACTCTCTGACGAGGACCTGCCGCTGGATCCTGACCTGTACCAGGACTTCTGTGCAGGGGCCTTTGACGACCACGGCCTG CCCTGGATGAGCGACACAGAGGAGTCCCCATTCCTGGACCCTGCCCTGCGGAAGAGGGCAGTGAAAGTGAAGCATGTAAAGCGTCGGGAGAAGAAGTCTGAGAAGAAG AAGGAAGAGAGATATAAGCGGCATCGGCAGAAGCAGAAGCACAAGGACAAATGGAAACACCCAGAACGTGCCGATGCCAAGGACCCTGCATCGCTACCGCAGTGCCTGGGACCTGGCTGTGTGCGCCCTGCCCAGCCCGGCTCCAAGTATTGCTCAGATGACTGTGGCATGAAGCTGGCAGCCAA CCGCATCTACGAGATCCTCCCCCAGCGCATTCAGCAGTGGCAGCAAAGTCCCTGCATTGCTGAGGAGCATGGGAAGAAGCTGCTCGAACGAATCCGCCGTGAGCAGCAGAGTGCCCGCACCCGCCTTCAGGAAATGGAGCGCCGATTCCACGAACTTGAGGCCATCATCCTTCGTGCCAAGCAGCAGGCTGTCCGTGAGGATGAAGAG AGCAATGAGGGTGACAGTGATGACACGGACCTGCAGATCTTCTGCGTCTCTTGTGGGCACCCCATCAACCCACGTGTTGCCTTGCGCCACATGGAGCGCTGCTACGCCAAG TATGAGAGCCAGACGTCCTTTGGGTCCATGTACCCCACACGCATTGAGGG AGCTACCCGACTCTTCTGTGATGTCTACAATCCTCAGAGCAAGACATACTGTAAGCGGCTCCAGGTGCTGTGCCCTGAGCACTCACGAGACCCCAAA GTGCCAGCTGACGAGGTATGCGGGTGCCCCCTTGTACGTGACGTCTTTGAGCTCACAGGTGACTTTTGCCGCCTGCCCAAGCGCCAGTGTAACCGCCACTACTGCTGGGAGAAGTTGCGGCGTGCTGAAGTGGACCTGGAGCGTGTGCGCGTG TGGTACAAGCTGGACGAACTGTTTGAGCAGGAGCGCAACGTCCGCACAGCCATGACTAATCGGGCAGGATTACTGGCCCTGATGCTGCACCAAACGATCCAGCATGACCCACTCACTACCGACTTGCGCTCCAGTGCTGACCGCTGA